The nucleotide window GTCTTCTTCGGCCGGTTTTTGGTCCAATGGATCGTCAGCGAGAAGCGGAAACGCAGCACTGTTCCGGTCGCCTTCTGGTACCTGTCGCTCATCGGCGGCCTTCTGACCCTGGTGTACGCGGTCAAGATGGCTGAGCCGGTGTTCATGCTTGGCCAGCTTCTGGCGTGCACGATTTACGCGCGAAACCTGATGCTGATCTATGGTCGGCGGGGGAGGATCGAACAGCGACGGCGG belongs to Phycisphaerae bacterium and includes:
- a CDS encoding lipid-A-disaccharide synthase N-terminal domain-containing protein; the encoded protein is MAADEGAVSRWLAQLLAKIIDPWFVFGMVAQGVFFGRFLVQWIVSEKRKRSTVPVAFWYLSLIGGLLTLVYAVKMAEPVFMLGQLLACTIYARNLMLIYGRRGRIEQRRRARGLQEELPDHDGQGAE